The following are encoded in a window of Vespa crabro chromosome 2, iyVesCrab1.2, whole genome shotgun sequence genomic DNA:
- the LOC124422218 gene encoding mucin-1-like isoform X2: MGMFLYGKLKKEEAFDDMGGLTQRPWTPTKRRGPIAAEYSSPGPACVTLPPLIGKTVPDSKRGRAPAFSFGSRHIARNDSPGPGPGQYNVSGLSAKGKDAAPASSLHGRTKYSKFEITPAPGDYNPEKAEKITLDNSPKYSFGTKTRIQKISCTPAPSDYCTENVNFDKAPEYSFGIRPTLDKPSDVPAPGAYCPEKVKLNSAPQYSFGLRTPLDKLNDTPAPGTYSPEKVNLSKSPRYSLTGKGHEEKPVDTPAPDTYRPENVKLDFAPQFSFGIRRPLDKIRDTPAPGTYSPEKVNLEKGPQYSLTGKGPDEKPSDTPAPGTYCPEKVKLDHAPQFSFGIRTSLDKISDTPAPGTYSPEKVNLDKGPQYSLSGKGPAEKIDDIPAPGTYSPEKVNLDKAPQYSFGLRTSLEKPNNTPAPGTYAPEKVNLNKGPEYSLSGKGLSEKPNDVPAPGAYSPEKVNLARGPQFTISRKGMSQKLNDNPGPADYHPEKVNLQHKPYFCFGSRTPLDKPKDTPAPGTYCPEKVQLNKAPQFSFGVKPPLEKLNDVPAPGSYNPEKVNLNKSPQYSFGLRTEVHQTDIIPGPGEYSPEKAMLLLEKALQFTFGLKAPISRLNDTPAPNVYNIPSVLGTTKEGNKKTAPAYSISGRQKTFADERILVPGPGAYETTKPDAVRIKSPAYSISARFELPSDNSKIPGPGAHCPEKVLLDVPPAHTFGIRHSPYICNLKDVVY; this comes from the exons ATGGGCATGTTCTTATATG gaaaattaaaaaaggaagaagcttTTGACGATATGGGAGGATTAACGCAAAGGCCATGGACTCCTACGAAAAGGAGAGGTCCCATTGCTGCTGAGTACAGTAGTCCTGGACCAGCTTGTGTTACTTTACCACCACTTATCG GAAAAACTGTACCGGACTCTAAACGAGGAAGGGCACCAGCATTTTCTTTTGGCAGCAg acACATAGCTAGGAATGATAGCCCTGGTCCAGGACCTGGCCAATACAACGTATCTGGTCTCAGTGCAAaag GTAAAGATGCCGCACCTGCATCATCATTGCATGGCCGTacgaaatattcgaaatttgaaataacgCCAGCACCAGGTGATTACAATCCAGAGAAAGCTGAAAAAATTACTTTAGATAATTCACCGAAATATTCATTTGGAACAAAAACGCGAATTCAGAAGATCAGTTGTACACCTG CACCGAGTGATTATTGTACCGAAAACGTGAATTTCGACAAAGCCCCAGAATACAGTTTCGGCATAAGACCTACTCTGGATAAACCGAGTGACGTTCCtg CTCCTGGTGCCTATTGTCccgaaaaagtaaaattgaaCAGTGCACCTCAATATAGTTTTGGATTGAGGACTCCGctcgataaattaaatgatacaCCAG CTCCAGGAACATACAGTCCAGAAAAAGTAAACTTATCTAAAAGTCCTCGATACAGCTTAACTGGAAAGGGTCATGAAGAAAAACCGGTCGATACTCCAG caCCTGATACTTATCGCCCTGAAAATGTTAAACTGGATTTTGCTCCACAATTTAGTTTCGGTATTAGAAGACCGTTAGATAAAATTAGGGATACACCAG CACCAGGCACGTATAGTCCAGAAAAAGTTAATTTGGAAAAAGGTCCTCAGTATAGTCTAACTGGCAAAGGCCCTGATGAAAAACCTAGTGATACTCCTG cACCAGGTACATACTGTCCCGAAAAAGTTAAATTAGATCATGCTCCTCAGTTTAGTTTTGGAATACGGACATCTCTTGATAAAATTAGTGATACACCAG cacCTGGCACTTATAGTCCTGAAAAGGTAAACTTGGATAAAGGACCACAATATAGTTTGAGTGGGAAAGGTCCTGCTGAAAAAATTGATGATATTCCAG CTCCCGGCACTTATTCTCCAGAAAAAGTGAATTTAGACAAAGCACCGCAATATAGTTTTGGTCTAAGAACTTCGCTAGAAAAACCGAATAACACACCTG CTCCTGGAACTTATGCTCCTGAGAAAGTCAACTTGAACAAAGGTCCTGAGTACAGTTTAAGTGGAAAAGGCCTATCTGAAAAACCAAATGATGTTCCtg CACCAGGAGCATACAGTCCTGAGAAAGTAAATTTAGCCAGAGGACCACAATTTACTATCTCCAGAAAAGGAATGTctcaaaaattaaatgataatccag GCCCTGCCGATTACCATCCAGAGAAAGTAAATCTTCAACATAAACCTTATTTCTGTTTTGGTAGTAGAACACCTTTGGATAAACCTAAAGATACACCAG CACCTGGAACCTATTGCCCAGAAAaagttcaattaaataaagCTCCTCAATTTAGTTTTGGTGTAAAACCACCTCTCGAAAAGCTCAATGATGTACCAG CACCTGGTTCATATAATCCTGAAAAGgtaaatttgaataaatctCCTCAATATAGTTTTGGATTAAGAACTGAAGTACATCAAACAGATATTATTccag gaCCTGGTGAATACAGTCCAGAGAAAGCCATGCTTTTGCTAGAAAAAGCTCTACAATTCACTTTTGGTCTTAAAGCTCCAATAAGCAGATTAAACGATACTCCAG CACCTAATGTATATAACATACCTTCTGTCCTTGGTACaacaaaagaaggaaataagaagACAGCACCTGCATATTCAATTTCTGGTAGACAAAAGACTTTCGCAGATGAAAGAATTTTAGTCCCTGGTCCTGGTGCATATGAAACTACAAAACCAGATGCAGTTAGAATCAAAAGTCCAGCTTACAGCATAAGTGCACGATTTGAGTTACCAAGTGATAATTCTAAAATTCCTGGTCCTGGTGCACATTGTCCAGAaaag gTTCTTTTAGATGTTCCTCCAGCTCATACTTTTGGTATTAGACATTCACCATATATTTGCAACTTGAAAGATGTTgtttattga
- the LOC124422218 gene encoding mucin-1-like isoform X3 has protein sequence MGGLTQRPWTPTKRRGPIAAEYSSPGPACVTLPPLIGKTVPDSKRGRAPAFSFGSRHIARNDSPGPGPGQYNVSGLSAKGKDAAPASSLHGRTKYSKFEITPAPGDYNPEKAEKITLDNSPKYSFGTKTRIQKISCTPAPSDYCTENVNFDKAPEYSFGIRPTLDKPSDVPAPGAYCPEKVKLNSAPQYSFGLRTPLDKLNDTPAPGTYSPEKVNLSKSPRYSLTGKGHEEKPVDTPAPDTYRPENVKLDFAPQFSFGIRRPLDKIRDTPAPGTYSPEKVNLEKGPQYSLTGKGPDEKPSDTPAPGTYCPEKVKLDHAPQFSFGIRTSLDKISDTPAPGTYSPEKVNLDKGPQYSLSGKGPAEKIDDIPAPGTYSPEKVNLDKAPQYSFGLRTSLEKPNNTPAPGTYAPEKVNLNKGPEYSLSGKGLSEKPNDVPAPGAYSPEKVNLARGPQFTISRKGMSQKLNDNPGPADYHPEKVNLQHKPYFCFGSRTPLDKPKDTPAPGTYCPEKVQLNKAPQFSFGVKPPLEKLNDVPAPGSYNPEKVNLNKSPQYSFGLRTEVHQTDIIPGPGEYSPEKAMLLLEKALQFTFGLKAPISRLNDTPAPNVYNIPSVLGTTKEGNKKTAPAYSISGRQKTFADERILVPGPGAYETTKPDAVRIKSPAYSISARFELPSDNSKIPGPGAHCPEKVLLDVPPAHTFGIRHSPYICNLKDVVY, from the exons ATGGGAGGATTAACGCAAAGGCCATGGACTCCTACGAAAAGGAGAGGTCCCATTGCTGCTGAGTACAGTAGTCCTGGACCAGCTTGTGTTACTTTACCACCACTTATCG GAAAAACTGTACCGGACTCTAAACGAGGAAGGGCACCAGCATTTTCTTTTGGCAGCAg acACATAGCTAGGAATGATAGCCCTGGTCCAGGACCTGGCCAATACAACGTATCTGGTCTCAGTGCAAaag GTAAAGATGCCGCACCTGCATCATCATTGCATGGCCGTacgaaatattcgaaatttgaaataacgCCAGCACCAGGTGATTACAATCCAGAGAAAGCTGAAAAAATTACTTTAGATAATTCACCGAAATATTCATTTGGAACAAAAACGCGAATTCAGAAGATCAGTTGTACACCTG CACCGAGTGATTATTGTACCGAAAACGTGAATTTCGACAAAGCCCCAGAATACAGTTTCGGCATAAGACCTACTCTGGATAAACCGAGTGACGTTCCtg CTCCTGGTGCCTATTGTCccgaaaaagtaaaattgaaCAGTGCACCTCAATATAGTTTTGGATTGAGGACTCCGctcgataaattaaatgatacaCCAG CTCCAGGAACATACAGTCCAGAAAAAGTAAACTTATCTAAAAGTCCTCGATACAGCTTAACTGGAAAGGGTCATGAAGAAAAACCGGTCGATACTCCAG caCCTGATACTTATCGCCCTGAAAATGTTAAACTGGATTTTGCTCCACAATTTAGTTTCGGTATTAGAAGACCGTTAGATAAAATTAGGGATACACCAG CACCAGGCACGTATAGTCCAGAAAAAGTTAATTTGGAAAAAGGTCCTCAGTATAGTCTAACTGGCAAAGGCCCTGATGAAAAACCTAGTGATACTCCTG cACCAGGTACATACTGTCCCGAAAAAGTTAAATTAGATCATGCTCCTCAGTTTAGTTTTGGAATACGGACATCTCTTGATAAAATTAGTGATACACCAG cacCTGGCACTTATAGTCCTGAAAAGGTAAACTTGGATAAAGGACCACAATATAGTTTGAGTGGGAAAGGTCCTGCTGAAAAAATTGATGATATTCCAG CTCCCGGCACTTATTCTCCAGAAAAAGTGAATTTAGACAAAGCACCGCAATATAGTTTTGGTCTAAGAACTTCGCTAGAAAAACCGAATAACACACCTG CTCCTGGAACTTATGCTCCTGAGAAAGTCAACTTGAACAAAGGTCCTGAGTACAGTTTAAGTGGAAAAGGCCTATCTGAAAAACCAAATGATGTTCCtg CACCAGGAGCATACAGTCCTGAGAAAGTAAATTTAGCCAGAGGACCACAATTTACTATCTCCAGAAAAGGAATGTctcaaaaattaaatgataatccag GCCCTGCCGATTACCATCCAGAGAAAGTAAATCTTCAACATAAACCTTATTTCTGTTTTGGTAGTAGAACACCTTTGGATAAACCTAAAGATACACCAG CACCTGGAACCTATTGCCCAGAAAaagttcaattaaataaagCTCCTCAATTTAGTTTTGGTGTAAAACCACCTCTCGAAAAGCTCAATGATGTACCAG CACCTGGTTCATATAATCCTGAAAAGgtaaatttgaataaatctCCTCAATATAGTTTTGGATTAAGAACTGAAGTACATCAAACAGATATTATTccag gaCCTGGTGAATACAGTCCAGAGAAAGCCATGCTTTTGCTAGAAAAAGCTCTACAATTCACTTTTGGTCTTAAAGCTCCAATAAGCAGATTAAACGATACTCCAG CACCTAATGTATATAACATACCTTCTGTCCTTGGTACaacaaaagaaggaaataagaagACAGCACCTGCATATTCAATTTCTGGTAGACAAAAGACTTTCGCAGATGAAAGAATTTTAGTCCCTGGTCCTGGTGCATATGAAACTACAAAACCAGATGCAGTTAGAATCAAAAGTCCAGCTTACAGCATAAGTGCACGATTTGAGTTACCAAGTGATAATTCTAAAATTCCTGGTCCTGGTGCACATTGTCCAGAaaag gTTCTTTTAGATGTTCCTCCAGCTCATACTTTTGGTATTAGACATTCACCATATATTTGCAACTTGAAAGATGTTgtttattga